In Equus quagga isolate Etosha38 chromosome 14, UCLA_HA_Equagga_1.0, whole genome shotgun sequence, one DNA window encodes the following:
- the TYK2 gene encoding LOW QUALITY PROTEIN: non-receptor tyrosine-protein kinase TYK2 (The sequence of the model RefSeq protein was modified relative to this genomic sequence to represent the inferred CDS: deleted 1 base in 1 codon): MPLCHWGATARGSEPHGDGAQAMATRGGLKVLLHWAGPGGGEPWVTFSEGTLTAEEVCIHVAHKVGITPPCFNLFALFDAQAQVWLPPNHILEVSGDTSLTLHFRMRFYFRNWHGMNPQEPAVYRCGPPGAEAHSGQAEQGMQLLDSASFEYLFEQGKHEFVNDVASLWELSSEEEIHHFKNESLGMAFLHLCHLALCRGVPVEKVAKKISFQDCIPRSFRRQIRQHSALTRLRLRSIFRRFLRAFQPGCLCQQVVMVKYLATLERLAPRFGSERVPVCHLALLAQAEGDPYYIGDSGHAPPDPGPEAAAGPPTHEVLVTGTGGIQWRPVQAEGPSGSGGDSNRNPGAGPSGKKAKAQEVGDQPVDRPREVPWTYFCDFQDITHVVLKERHVSIHCQDNRCLELTLPSRALALSLVSLVDGYFRLTADSSHYLCHQVAPPRLVMSIQDGIHGPLLEPFVLAKLQPEEGLYLIHWSTSHLNRLILTVAQRDQAPGMKALRLRKFPIELRAGAFELEGWGRTFPSVRELRAALHGCSLQAGADHFALRRCCLPRPGEISNLIIMRGPRASPRLLNLSQLSFYRICQDDITQLSHLGQGTRTNVYEGLLRVQGGGPEEDKADDGDPPMPGGGRGQELRVVLKVLDSSHHDIALAFYETASLMSQVSHVHLAFVHGLCVHGSENIMVMEHVEHGPLDVWLRRERGHVPMAWKVAVAQQLAGALSYLEDKSLVHGNVCGRNILLARLGLAEGTSPFIKLSDPGVGLDALSREERVERIPWMAPECLSGGANSLSTAADKWGFGATLLEICFDGEAPLQARSPFEKEHFYHMQHRLPEPSCPELAVLTSQCLTYEPAQRPSFRTVLRDLTRLQPQNLVDVLAVNLDSLASDPTVFHKRYLKKIRDLGEGHFGKVSLYCYDPTNDGTGEMVAVKALKADCGPQLRTGWRREIDILRTLYHEHIVKYKGCCEDQGEKSVQLVMEYMPLGSLRDYLPRHNVGLAQLLLFAQQICEGMAYLHAQHYVHRDLAARNVLLDHDKLVKIGDFGLAKAVPEGYEYYRVREDGDSPVFWYALECLKESKFYYASDVWSFGVTMYELLTYCDSNQSPPSKFIELIGLTQGQMTVLRLTELLERGERLPRPEKCPCEIYLLMKNCWEAEASFRPTFQNLIPILKTVHEKYQGQAPSVFSVC, translated from the exons ATGCCTCTGTGCCACTGGGGGGCCACCGCCAGGGGCAGCGAGCCCCATGGGGATGGAGCTCAGGCTATGGCCACCAGGGGAGGCCTGAAGGTACTTctgcactgggctggccccggcgGCGGGGAGCCCTGGGTCACCTTCAGCGAGGGCACACTGACCGCGGAGGAGGTCTGCATCCACGTTGCTCACAAAGTCG GCATCACCCCACCATGCTTCAACCTCTTCGCCCTCTTTGATGCCCAGGCCCAGGTCTGGCTGCCTCCGAACCACATCCTGGAGGTCTCTGGAGACACAAGCCTGACTCTGCACTTCCGCATGAG gttTTACTTCCGGAACTGGCATGGCATGAATCCGCAGGAGCCAGCCGTGTACCGCTGCGGGCCCCCGGGGGCCGAGGCTCACTCCGGACAGGCAGAGCAGGGCATGCAGCTCCTGGACTCAGCTTCCTTTGAGTACCTCTTCGAGCAG GGCAAGCACGAGTTTGTGAACGATGTGGCATCGCTGTGGGAGCTGTCAAGTGAGGAGGAGATCCACCACTTTAAGAACGAAAGCCTGGGCATGGCCTTCCTGCACCTCTGCCACCTCGCTCTCTGCCGCGGTGTCCCCGTGGAGAAGGTGGCCAAGAAGATCAG CTTCCAGGACTGCATCCCGCGCTCCTTCCGCCGCCAGATCCGCCAGCACAGCGCGCTCACGCGCCTGCGCCTGCGCAGCATCTTCCGCCGCTTCCTGCGGGCCTTCCAGCCGGGCTGCCTGTGCCAGCAGGTCGTCATGGTCAAGTACCTGGCCACGCTCGAGCGCCTGGCGCCCCGCTTCGGCTCGGAGCGCGTGCCCGTGTGCCACCTGGCGCTGCTGGCCCAGGCCGAGGGGGACCCCTACTACATCGGGGACAGCGGGCACGCCCCCCCGGACCCCGGGCCCGAGGCTGCTGCGGGACCCCCTACCCACGAGGTGCTAGTGACAGGCACCGGTGGCATCCAGTGGCGGCCGGTGCAGGCAGAG GGTCCCAGTGGCAGTGGCGGTGACAGCAACAGGAATCCTGGTGCTGGCCCATCCGGGAAGAAAGCCAAGGCCCAAGAGGTGGGCGACCAGCCAGTGGACAGGCCGCGGGAGGTGCCATGGACCTACTTCTGTGACTTCCAGGACATCACCCATGTGGTGCTCAAAGAACGCCACGTCAGCATCCACTGTCAGGACAACAGATGCCTG GAGCTGACGCTGCCTTCCCGGGCCTTGGCCCTGTCCTTGGTGTCGCTGGTGGATGGCTATTTCCGCCTGACAGCCGACTCGAGCCACTACCTGTGCCACCAGGTGGCCCCTCCACGGCTGGTGATGAGCATCCAGGACGGTATCCACGGCCCTCTGCT GGAGCCATTCGTGCTGGCCAAGCTGCAGCCAGAGGAGGGCCTCTACCTCATCCACTGGAGCACCAGCCACCTCAACCGCCTCATCCTCACGGTGGCCCAGCGCGACCAG GCGCCCGGCATGAAGGCCTTGCGCCTGCGCAAGTTCCCCATCGAGCTGCGGGCCGGGGCCTTCGAGCTGGAGGGCTGGGGCCGCACCTTCCCCAGCGTGCGCGAGCTGCGGGCCGCGCTGCACGGCTGCTCCCTGCAGGCCGGCGCCGACCACTTCGCTCTGCGCCGCTGCTGCCTCCCACGGCCAGGAG AGATCTCCAACCTCATCATCATGCGGGGGCCTCGGGCCAGCCCCCGGCTGCTCAACCTCAGCCAGCTCAGCTTCTACCGCATCTGCCAGGACGACATCACCCAG CTGTCGCACCTGGGCCAGGGCACAAGGACCAACGTGTACGAGGGCCTCTTGCGAGTGCAGGGCGGAGGCCCCGAGGAGGACAAGGCAGACGACGGGGAC CCCCCCATGCCCGGCGGGGGTCGCGGGCAGGAGCTGCGAGTGGTCCTCAAGGTGCTAGACTCCAGTCACCATGACATCGCCCTG GCCTTCTACGAGACGGCCAGCCTCATGAGCCAGGTCTCCCACGTGCACCTGGCCTTCGTGCACGGGCTCTGCGTACACGGCTCCGAGA ACATCATGGTGATGGAGCACGTGGAGCACGGGCCGCTGGACGTGTGGCTGCGGCGGGAGAGGGGCCACGTGCCCATGGCCTGGAAGGTGGCCGTGGCCCAGCAGCTGGCCGGCGCCCTCAGCTACCTG gaagACAAGAGCCTGGTTCACGGTAACGTGTGTGGCCGGAACATCTTGCTGGCCCGGCTGGGGCTGGCGGAGGGCACCAGCCCCTTCATCAAGCTGAGCGACCCTGGCGTGGGCCTGGACGCCCTCTCCAGGGAGG AGCGGGTGGAGCGGATCCCCTGGATGGCCCCCGAGTGCCTATCGGGTGGGGCCAATAGCCTAAGCACAGCAGCTGACAAATGGGGCTTTGGTGCCACCCTCCTGGAGATCTGCTTCGACGGGGAGGCCCCCCTGCAGGCCCGCAGCCCCTTCGAG AAAGAGCACTTCTACCACATGCAACACCGGCTGCCTGAGCCCTCCTGCCCGGAGCTGGCCGTGCTCACCAGCCAGTGCCTGACCTACGAGCCAGCGCAGCGGCCGTCCTTCCGCACCGTCCTGCGTGACCTCACTCGGCTGCAACCCCAAA ATCTTGTTGACGTCTTGGCTGTGAACCTGGACTCGCTGGCGTCTGACCCCACTGTTTTCCACAAGCGCTATTTGAAAAAGATCCGGGATCTGGGcgag GGTCACTTTGGCAAGGTCAGCCTGTACTGCTACGACCCGACCAACGACGGCACTGGAGAGATGGTGGCCGTGAAGGCCCTCAAGGCCGACTGCGGCCCCCAGCTCCGCACCGGCTGGCGGCGGGAGATCGACATCCTGCGTACGCTCTACCACGAGCACATCGTCAAGTACAAGGGCTGCTGCGAGGACCAAG GCGAGAAGTCGGTGCAGCTCGTCATGGAGTACATGCCCTTGGGCAGCCTCCGAGACTACCTGCCACGGCACAACGTCGGGCTGGCCCAGCTGCTGCTCTTCGCCCAGCAGATCTGCGAG ggcatGGCCTACCTGCACGCGCAGCACTACGTGCACCGAGACCTGGCCGCGCGCAACGTGCTCCTGGACCATGACAAGCTGGTCAAGATCGGGGACTTTGGCTTAGCCAAGGCCGTACCCGAAGGCTACGAGTACTACCGCGTGCGAGAGGATGGGGACAGCCCTGTGTTCTG GTATGCCCTGGAGTGCCTGAAGGAGTCTAAGTTCTACTATGCGTCCGACGTCTGGTCCTTTGGGGTCACCATGTATGAGCTGCTGACTTACTGTGACTCCAACCAGAGCCCGCCCTCG AAATTCATCGAGCTCATAGGCCTCACCCAGGGGCAGATGACCGTGCTGCGGCTCACGGAGCTGCTGGAACGAGGGGAGAGGCTGCCGCGGCCCGAGAAGTGTCCCTGTGAG ATCTATCTCCTTATGAAGAACTGCTGGGAGGCAGAGGCCTCCTTCCGCCCGACCTTCCAGAACCTCATACCCATCCTCAAAACGGTGCACGAGAAATACCAAGGCCAGGCGCCCTCGGTGTTCAGCGTGTGCTGA
- the ICAM3 gene encoding intercellular adhesion molecule 3, giving the protein MMPSGPLPRVCWTSLLSLLLVCCLRPPGAQGQFSLRLEPQDLVVPEGGSISVNCSTDCPNAQHVTLETSLPKEPLSSGLGWAAFRLSNVTHDDREVLCSSFCNGLQISGSFGITVYRFPDLVELEPLPSWQPVGQNLTLSCQVAGGAPRDNLTVVLLRGEEELSRQPAVGEPALVNHMVEARREDHGANFSCRAELDLRSRGLGLFQNSSAPRQLRTYALPVGPLHLDVPRFLEVERLWLANCTLDGLFPASEAKIQLALGDQMLKSQVERHGDRITATANSTARAEQNGTQEIVCKVTLGDESRETRRNLTIYSFQGPILTLSAPSVAEGTIVTVTCTAGARVQVTLDGVPAEAPGQPVQLQLNATERDDRRSFICNTTLKVDGGILYRNESVQLRVLYGAKIDRAKCPQNFTWEEMTTHVLECQAWGNPDPELQCVKQASKVKVLAGTPFVVRLKHHGTYTCHANNSHGKDSVTVVVNVQARNPAVVPVLVVLAILGLITVSAALLYVFVLKKHSVSDIYYVNRGSTTCLPLRSRPADQRLGEESS; this is encoded by the exons ATGATGCCTTCGGGGCCGCTGCCCAGGGTCTGCTGGACCTCactcctctccctgcttctcGTCTGCTGTCTGCGGCCCCCAG GTGCCCAGGGGCAGTTCTCGCTGCGATTGGAGCCCCAGGACCTAGTGGTGCCTGAAGGAGGGTCCATCTCGGTAAACTGCAGCACAGACTGTCCCAACGCTCAGCACGTCACTCTGGAGACGTCCCTCCCCAAGGAGCCATTGAGCAGTGGCTTGGGCTGGGCAGCCTTCCGGCTCAGCAATGTGACTCATGATGATAGAGAGGTCCTCTGCTCCAGCTTCTGCAATGGCTTACAGATATCAGGCTCTTTTGGCATCACAGTGTACC GGTTCCCCGATCTCGTAGAGCTGGAACCCCTGCCTTCCTGGCAGCCCGTGGGCCAGAACCTCACCCTGAGCTGCCAGGTGGCAGGCGGGGCGCCCCGCGACAACCTCACCGTCGTGCTGCTCCgcggggaggaggagctgagccGGCAACCGGCGGTCGGAGAGCCCGCCCTGGTCAACCACATGGTGGAGGCCCGCAGAGAGGACCACGGCGCCAACTTCTCGTGCCGCGCGGAGCTGGACCTACGGTCCCGAGGGCTGGGACTGTTCCAGAACAGCTCGGCCCCCAGGCAGCTGCGAACCTACG CCTTGCCCGTGGGGCCCCTGCACCTCGATGTTCCCCGGTTCTTGGAGGTGGAAAGGCTGTGGCTCGCGAACTGCACGCTGGACGGGCTGTTCCCCGCTTCTGAGGCAAAGATCCAACTGGCGCTGGGGGACCAGATGCTGAAGTCCCAGGTCGAGAGACACGGGGACAGGATCACGGCCACAGCCAATTCCACCGCGAGGGCGGAGCAGAACGGCACCCAGGAGATCGTCTGCAAAGTGACCCTAGGGGACGAGAGCCGGGAGACCCGAAGGAACTTGACCATCTATA GCTTCCAGGGGCCCATCCTGACCCTGAGCGCGCCCAGCGTCGCCGAGGGGACCATAGTGACTGTGACTTGCACGGCCGGAGCCCGAGTCCAGGTCACGCTGGACGGAGTTCCAGCCGAGGCCCCGGGGCAGCCCGTCCAGCTTCAGCTAAACGCCACGGAGAGGGACGACAGGCGCAGCTTCATCTGCAACACCACCCTCAAGGTGGACGGGGGGATCTTGTACAGGAATGAGAGTGTCCAGCTGCGTGTCCTGT ACGGTGCCAAGATTGACCGAGCCAAATGTCCCCAGAACTTCACGTGGGAAGAAATGACCACCCACGTCCTTGAGTGCCAGGCCTGGGGCAACCCGGACCCGGAGCTACAGTGTGTGAAGCAAGCATCGAAGGTCAAGGTGCTTGCCGGAACCCCATTCGTCGTCAGGTTAAAACACCATGGTACCTACACGTGCCACGCGAACAACTCACACGGGAAGGACAGTGTGACCGTGGTGGTGAACGTTCAAG CTCGGAACCCCGCCGTCGTCCCCGTGCTGGTGGTGTTAGCGATCCTTGGCCTGATCACTGTCTCAGCGGCCTTACTGTATGTCTTCGTGTTGAAGAAACACTCCGTGAGTGACATCTACTATGTGAATCGGGGGAGCACCACCTGCTTGCCCCTCAGGTCTAGGCCGGCTGACCAAAGACTGGGGGAGGAGTCGTCCTGA